The Coriobacteriia bacterium region TGGACTGCACCCGGCGCGAAGACGAGGAACGGCAGCGATCCGGCGACCATGGCGTAGGTGGTGACCTCCATCGGCGAGTAGCGCGCGAAGAGCGGCTTGCTGACGATCGTATAGAGCGCGAAGGACAGGGCCGCCACAGCGATCAAAGCCATCCCCTCCCCGCTCCCGCTGAAGCTGCCTTTGGCGGCGCCCATGATGGCCAAGCCGGCCATGCACGCGACGAGCCCGATCCAGGTGTACCGACTGCTGCTCTCTCGACCGACCGCGACGGCAATCAGCGTTGTGAACACAGGATTGAGATTGACCAGGAAGCCAGCCATCGACGCCGAGACAGCCTGCTGACCGAAGACGAGCAGCAACTGGTAGACCCCGAACCCGAGCAGCCCAGCGAGTATCAGAGTGGGCAGATCGCGGCGCTCGGGCAGGCGCATCCCTGTCATGCGGCCGTAGATGACAAAGCCCAGCGAGGTCAGGCCCCATCGCAGAAACAGGAGGTTCCCGGGCGAGAAGTGCTGGAGGGCCGCTACCATCCCGGCGAACGACGTGCTCCAGATCAGCACCGTCGTCAACGCGGCAGCGATGGTGGCCGTTCCGTAGCGCTTGAGCATGAGCGTGTGAGCCTTCCGCAGACCTAGTATCCGTGAGCGGGAGACACCCGCGTGAGCCAAGGGCGAAGTCTAGAGGGTTGCTCCGTGGGATTACATGCGCAAACGAAGGCTTCAAGGTACTATCTACTTCGCTTCCACTGAGTTTGCCTACAACGACTTGCGAAAGGTATGCAGATGGACGATATCGACCGCGAACTCATTTCTGCGCTCCAGGACGACGCTCGCGCGACCTATGCGGAGTTGGGACGGCGCGTGGGGCTCTCGGCACCTGCGGTGGCCGAACGCGTACGTCGTCTTGAGGCCACTGGCATCATCAGCGGCTACCACGCGACCATCGACCTGAAGCGCGCGGGCTACGGCATCGTTGCCTTCGTACGGCTGACGTCCCCGGGCGACCTGGCTCACCAGCTCGAGAACATGGCGATCGCAACTCCCGAGGTTCTCGAGTCTCACCGCGTCACGGGCACCGAGAGCTTCGTACTGAAAGTGGGCGTGACGTCGATCGAGCATTTGGAGCGCATCGTCGTGAAGTTCCTGCCGTACGGGCAGACGACGACGTCGATCGTGCTCTCCTCGCCGGTGACGTGGCGCAAGGTCGAGATGACCGAGAAGTAGCGCGTCTGCGCGTATGCGT contains the following coding sequences:
- a CDS encoding EamA family transporter, which translates into the protein MLKRYGTATIAAALTTVLIWSTSFAGMVAALQHFSPGNLLFLRWGLTSLGFVIYGRMTGMRLPERRDLPTLILAGLLGFGVYQLLLVFGQQAVSASMAGFLVNLNPVFTTLIAVAVGRESSSRYTWIGLVACMAGLAIMGAAKGSFSGSGEGMALIAVAALSFALYTIVSKPLFARYSPMEVTTYAMVAGSLPFLVFAPGAVHSVVTATPAQIATLVFLAALPGGVAYALWSRTVSAMPPGVAARFLYLVPVVGVLVAWVWLGEAPQLLTVLGGAVTVAGVTLAGMRTAGDALPAPSVAPAALVAIEASAAGEAA
- a CDS encoding Lrp/AsnC family transcriptional regulator, with translation MDDIDRELISALQDDARATYAELGRRVGLSAPAVAERVRRLEATGIISGYHATIDLKRAGYGIVAFVRLTSPGDLAHQLENMAIATPEVLESHRVTGTESFVLKVGVTSIEHLERIVVKFLPYGQTTTSIVLSSPVTWRKVEMTEK